In Streptomyces capitiformicae, one genomic interval encodes:
- a CDS encoding DUF4429 domain-containing protein, whose amino-acid sequence MAEIIQQDGTWAFDGSTVRITPGLHRSVALFRQTYGEIAVPLEAVSGVVYEPERKRGRLRLRLREGSDPLLRATGGRLPDAADPYRLTVDLERSGIAEYVAEEIRQAMLLEQTPKEPATTYLLPGPPVPVSVRSSDGTVSFDGTRVRIDWNDTSDRVKRATGPRIIDIGDLVQVEWLPNSGYEDGFLRFVTRETAFSKLPPEKDPFALDLWGSTRRDLLTALVATAVTARLPHPSTHAADHAARPRPTEAAAPPQSADPHDVLLRRLRELGELNRDGVLTDEEFAVTKAAVLRNF is encoded by the coding sequence ATGGCCGAGATCATCCAGCAGGACGGGACCTGGGCCTTCGACGGCAGCACGGTCCGGATCACACCTGGCCTGCACCGTTCCGTGGCGCTGTTCCGGCAGACGTACGGGGAGATCGCGGTGCCCCTGGAAGCGGTGTCCGGGGTCGTCTACGAGCCCGAACGCAAGCGCGGACGGCTCCGCTTACGGCTCCGCGAGGGCAGCGATCCGCTGCTCCGGGCCACCGGCGGGCGGCTGCCGGACGCGGCCGACCCGTACCGGCTGACGGTCGACCTCGAGCGCTCGGGGATCGCCGAGTACGTGGCCGAGGAGATACGGCAGGCCATGCTCCTCGAACAGACCCCGAAGGAGCCCGCCACCACCTACCTCCTGCCCGGGCCACCCGTGCCGGTGTCCGTCCGGTCGAGCGACGGCACGGTCTCCTTCGACGGTACGCGGGTCAGGATCGACTGGAACGACACCTCCGACCGGGTCAAGCGCGCGACCGGCCCGCGGATCATCGACATCGGCGACCTCGTCCAGGTGGAGTGGCTGCCCAACTCCGGTTACGAGGACGGCTTCCTGCGGTTCGTGACACGCGAGACGGCGTTCTCCAAACTCCCGCCGGAGAAGGACCCGTTCGCCCTGGACCTGTGGGGCAGCACCCGCCGCGACCTGCTCACGGCCCTGGTCGCCACGGCGGTCACGGCCCGGCTCCCCCATCCGTCCACACATGCGGCCGACCACGCGGCTCGCCCTCGGCCCACCGAAGCCGCCGCCCCGCCCCAGTCCGCCGACCCACACGACGTGCTCCTCCGCCGCCTGCGCGAGTTGGGCGAACTGAACCGCGACGGAGTACTGACGGACGAGGAGTTCGCGGTGACAAAGGCAGCGGTTCTACGCAACTTCTGA
- a CDS encoding PspC domain-containing protein, which translates to MTDHQHAASEPGPSSGPDRRPTNKPQDAVPPPGTAKKPRAHEGAGAHTHASTGTGTGTGTGTRAGAHMGAPTHKGGADGSADRPEQADPHDSADMTGRGNAHGTGDMTNQPAPAGSSGAAEDASPGDPADAPVPRKFRRDRRYKMLGGVCAGLGRQCDMDPVIFRIVLVVLSATGGLGLIFYGFAWLLVPYDDEEENEVRKLLTGRVDGHALTAVLFALVGCGVFLTMLGNNTALTFSVVVSLLLAGAGYWSQQRGAPDPDPLAAQAVADAPPEAQAPPVAASYPSWWRDPIVKDGTHVGGTGYLWGPWEARDRDIAAAVNIARGMPTQQGIRTARGPKPRTPRWIGGWVFLLALLAGGLGTGATWEDRALAASLQTGLACALVVFGLGIAVSAFLGRTGAGSIFLAVVTAGLLACTAALPTNITTDWVRTEWTPRNAAGVADQYALGTGVGTLDLTKVNVAKGQTLATSVDVGAGKVKVVVPPDVTVRLDIEVGLGDIQLPGDDKEDVDVAPDTSDQLTLSPAKGADSGGTITIDLEVGLGQAEVARAAA; encoded by the coding sequence ATGACGGATCACCAGCACGCGGCATCGGAGCCGGGCCCCAGCTCGGGTCCCGACCGGCGGCCGACCAACAAGCCGCAGGACGCCGTGCCCCCACCGGGCACGGCGAAGAAGCCGCGCGCACACGAAGGCGCGGGCGCACACACGCATGCGAGCACGGGCACGGGCACGGGCACGGGCACGGGCACGCGGGCAGGTGCGCACATGGGCGCGCCCACACACAAGGGTGGCGCCGACGGTTCGGCCGACAGGCCTGAGCAGGCCGACCCGCACGATTCCGCCGACATGACAGGCCGAGGCAACGCCCACGGCACGGGCGATATGACGAACCAACCCGCCCCCGCCGGTTCCAGCGGCGCCGCAGAGGACGCCTCTCCCGGTGATCCGGCCGACGCCCCCGTTCCGCGCAAGTTCCGCCGTGACCGGCGGTACAAGATGCTGGGCGGTGTCTGTGCCGGGCTCGGGCGGCAGTGCGACATGGATCCGGTGATCTTCCGGATCGTGCTCGTGGTGCTCTCCGCGACCGGCGGCCTCGGCCTCATCTTCTATGGCTTCGCCTGGCTGCTCGTGCCGTACGACGACGAGGAGGAGAACGAGGTACGCAAGCTGCTGACGGGCCGGGTCGACGGCCATGCCCTGACCGCCGTGCTCTTCGCGCTCGTCGGCTGCGGCGTGTTCCTCACCATGCTGGGCAACAACACGGCCCTGACCTTCTCCGTGGTCGTCTCCCTGCTCCTGGCCGGCGCGGGGTACTGGTCGCAGCAGCGCGGCGCCCCCGACCCGGACCCTCTCGCCGCACAGGCCGTCGCCGACGCCCCGCCGGAGGCCCAGGCGCCACCCGTGGCCGCCTCCTATCCCTCCTGGTGGCGCGACCCGATAGTCAAGGACGGCACGCACGTGGGCGGCACGGGCTATCTGTGGGGCCCGTGGGAGGCACGCGACCGGGACATCGCCGCGGCGGTCAATATCGCCCGGGGCATGCCCACCCAACAGGGCATACGCACCGCACGCGGGCCCAAGCCGCGCACACCGCGCTGGATAGGCGGCTGGGTCTTCCTGCTCGCGTTGCTGGCCGGCGGCCTCGGCACGGGAGCGACATGGGAGGACCGCGCGCTGGCCGCCAGCCTGCAGACCGGTCTGGCCTGCGCGCTGGTCGTGTTCGGCCTGGGCATAGCCGTGAGCGCGTTCCTGGGCCGTACGGGAGCAGGGTCGATCTTCCTGGCCGTGGTCACGGCGGGACTCCTGGCGTGCACTGCGGCGCTCCCGACGAACATCACCACGGACTGGGTCCGTACGGAGTGGACACCGCGGAACGCCGCGGGTGTGGCCGACCAGTACGCGCTGGGCACGGGCGTGGGCACCCTGGACCTGACGAAGGTGAACGTGGCGAAGGGGCAGACGCTGGCCACGAGTGTGGACGTGGGCGCGGGCAAGGTGAAGGTGGTGGTTCCGCCGGACGTCACCGTGCGGCTCGACATCGAAGTGGGCCTCGGTGACATCCAGTTGCCGGGTGACGACAAGGAGGACGTGGACGTGGCACCGGACACGAGCGATCAGCTGACGCTGTCTCCGGCGAAGGGAGCGGACAGCGGTGGCACGATCACCATCGACCTCGAGGTCGGTCTGGGGCAGGCGGAGGTGGCCCGTGCTGCGGCATGA
- a CDS encoding DoxX family membrane protein yields the protein MTHGTRTDSYPHYLDGGRDWRDTATRYALLPLRVFLGITFIYAGLDKLTDSAFMADSGSGSIGDMMSAARDASAIPAMIDMALKNPVGFGYAIAIGELAVGIGTLLGLLTRLAAVGGALISLSLWLTVSWSASPYYYGNDLPYLMAWLPLILAGAPVLSVDAAIRSRRGSSRHRAAGYR from the coding sequence ATGACTCACGGCACTCGCACGGACTCCTACCCTCACTATCTCGACGGCGGCCGCGACTGGCGGGACACAGCCACCCGCTACGCCCTGCTGCCCCTGCGTGTCTTCCTCGGCATCACCTTCATCTACGCCGGCTTGGACAAACTCACCGACAGCGCGTTCATGGCGGACTCCGGCTCCGGCTCGATCGGCGACATGATGAGCGCCGCCCGCGACGCCTCCGCCATCCCGGCCATGATCGACATGGCGCTCAAGAACCCCGTCGGCTTCGGCTACGCCATCGCCATCGGTGAACTCGCCGTCGGCATCGGTACCCTCCTTGGTCTCCTCACCCGCCTCGCCGCCGTCGGCGGTGCCCTCATCTCCCTCAGCCTCTGGCTGACGGTCAGCTGGTCCGCGAGCCCGTACTACTACGGCAACGACCTCCCCTACCTCATGGCCTGGCTCCCCCTGATCCTTGCCGGAGCCCCGGTGCTCTCCGTGGACGCCGCCATCCGATCCCGACGCGGCAGCAGCAGGCACCGAGCGGCTGGCTACCGGTGA
- a CDS encoding LuxR C-terminal-related transcriptional regulator, with translation MPDASASGEPAGTGGSGPGASGLGRHVRVVLVDDHRMFRTGVQAEIGQTDRTGVEVVGEAPDVDQAVSVITSTRPEVVLLDVHLPGGGGVEVLRRCSALMADSEQPVRFLALSVSDAAEDVIGVIRGGARGYVTKTITGSDLVDSIFRVQDGDAVFSPRLAGFVLDAFASTDAPPVDEDLDRLTQREREVLRLIARGYAYKEIAKQLFISVKTVESHVSAVLRKLQLSNRHELTRWATARRLV, from the coding sequence GTGCCCGACGCGTCCGCGTCCGGCGAGCCGGCGGGCACTGGGGGCTCCGGGCCCGGCGCCTCCGGGCTCGGTCGGCATGTTCGGGTCGTGCTGGTTGACGATCACCGTATGTTCCGTACGGGAGTGCAGGCCGAGATCGGGCAGACGGACCGTACGGGCGTGGAGGTCGTCGGGGAGGCACCCGATGTCGACCAGGCGGTTTCGGTGATCACGAGCACACGGCCCGAGGTGGTGCTCCTCGATGTCCATCTGCCCGGTGGCGGTGGTGTCGAAGTGCTGCGCCGCTGCTCGGCGTTGATGGCGGACTCCGAGCAGCCTGTTCGGTTCCTCGCACTGTCCGTCTCGGACGCGGCGGAGGACGTCATCGGAGTGATCCGGGGCGGTGCGCGGGGCTATGTCACCAAGACGATCACCGGGTCGGACCTGGTCGACTCCATCTTCCGGGTCCAGGACGGCGACGCGGTCTTCTCCCCGCGACTGGCCGGCTTCGTCCTCGACGCCTTCGCCTCGACCGACGCCCCGCCTGTGGACGAGGACCTCGACCGTCTCACCCAGCGCGAGCGTGAGGTGCTGCGTCTCATCGCCCGTGGCTACGCGTACAAGGAGATCGCCAAGCAGCTCTTCATCTCGGTGAAGACGGTGGAGTCCCATGTCTCCGCCGTACTGCGGAAGTTGCAGTTGTCCAACCGGCATGAGCTGACGAGGTGGGCGACGGCACGACGGCTGGTGTGA
- a CDS encoding pyridoxamine 5'-phosphate oxidase family protein codes for MPSDNWAAFAAAEPGLAATVEARFGAFTHHILATLRKDGSPRTTGLEVRFHNGELWLGMMPDSLKALDLRRDPRFALQANPGPGTEMGGGDVRISGRAIEVDDPAVKAAYGEEVEPPEPFHLFRTELTEVVRTYIEDDTYLVVQVWKPGEPVRTLKRT; via the coding sequence ATGCCATCGGACAACTGGGCGGCCTTCGCCGCCGCCGAACCCGGTCTCGCCGCCACCGTCGAGGCCCGCTTCGGCGCGTTCACGCATCACATCCTCGCCACGCTCCGCAAGGACGGCTCCCCGCGTACGACCGGGCTGGAGGTCAGGTTCCACAACGGCGAGCTCTGGCTGGGGATGATGCCGGACTCGCTCAAGGCGCTCGACCTGCGCCGCGACCCGCGCTTCGCGTTGCAGGCCAATCCGGGCCCCGGTACGGAGATGGGCGGGGGTGACGTACGGATCAGCGGGCGGGCGATCGAGGTCGACGATCCCGCGGTCAAGGCCGCATACGGCGAAGAGGTGGAACCGCCGGAGCCGTTCCACCTCTTCCGCACCGAGCTGACGGAGGTCGTACGGACCTACATCGAGGACGACACGTACCTGGTCGTCCAGGTCTGGA
- a CDS encoding ATP-binding protein: MPEAAALPVDTPRPPRKLYRSSDGRWLGGVARGLAGHLGLPVTWVRLVFAGLFMADGLGALVYAAFWFFVPLGVGGVDNQRPPAIAAETLPDGRRRLVARKPDRGQIVALLLMVVVAMVFVGNVNLGDGARAYLWPTVLVAAGVALVWRQADNARRARWAEVGRRRRTITLLRSVGGVLLVTAGVSGIFVLQGSAAHLGSVLQAALAVLVGITLLAGPYLVRMTQDLSEERLMRIRAQERAEVAAHVHDSVLHTLTLIQRNADNPNEVRRLARAQERDLRTWLYKPEGTGKDEEDEPDTLAEAVRRNAAEVEDKHGVPIEVVVVGDCPLDEGLTAQMQAAREAMVNAAKYGGEGGAVQVFAEVEGRTVFVSVRDRGPGFDLDAIPADRMGVRESIIGRMERNGGTARLRAVPDGGTEVELEMERAETTS; this comes from the coding sequence ATGCCGGAAGCCGCAGCACTGCCAGTCGACACTCCGCGGCCCCCGCGCAAGCTCTACCGCAGCAGCGACGGTCGCTGGCTCGGAGGCGTGGCGCGAGGGCTCGCCGGACATCTCGGCCTGCCCGTGACCTGGGTGCGGCTCGTCTTCGCCGGCCTGTTCATGGCGGACGGCCTGGGCGCCCTGGTCTACGCGGCGTTCTGGTTCTTCGTGCCGCTCGGCGTGGGCGGGGTCGACAACCAGCGGCCCCCGGCCATCGCCGCCGAGACCTTGCCCGACGGCCGCCGCAGACTGGTGGCCCGCAAACCGGACCGGGGCCAGATCGTCGCCCTTCTCCTCATGGTCGTCGTGGCCATGGTCTTCGTCGGCAATGTGAATCTCGGCGACGGCGCCAGAGCGTATCTCTGGCCCACTGTGCTCGTCGCGGCCGGCGTGGCCCTGGTCTGGCGGCAGGCGGACAACGCCCGGCGGGCCCGCTGGGCCGAGGTCGGCCGCCGTCGGCGCACGATCACCCTGCTCCGCTCGGTGGGCGGAGTCCTGCTGGTCACCGCGGGCGTCTCCGGGATCTTCGTACTGCAGGGCTCCGCCGCCCACCTCGGCTCGGTGCTGCAGGCGGCGCTCGCGGTCCTCGTCGGTATAACGCTCCTGGCGGGCCCGTACCTCGTCCGTATGACCCAGGACCTGTCCGAGGAGCGCCTGATGCGCATCCGCGCCCAGGAGCGCGCGGAGGTCGCGGCCCACGTTCACGACTCGGTGCTGCACACGCTGACGCTGATACAACGCAACGCCGACAACCCGAACGAGGTCCGCCGCCTCGCCCGCGCCCAGGAGCGCGACCTGCGCACCTGGCTGTACAAACCCGAGGGCACCGGCAAGGACGAGGAGGACGAGCCCGACACCCTCGCCGAGGCCGTGCGGCGCAACGCGGCGGAGGTCGAGGACAAGCACGGCGTCCCGATAGAGGTGGTCGTCGTCGGTGACTGTCCTCTCGACGAAGGGCTGACCGCGCAGATGCAGGCCGCGCGTGAGGCGATGGTGAACGCCGCCAAGTACGGTGGCGAGGGCGGCGCAGTACAGGTTTTCGCCGAAGTCGAGGGCAGGACGGTCTTCGTGTCCGTCCGTGACCGAGGCCCCGGCTTCGACCTCGATGCGATACCCGCCGACCGCATGGGCGTCAGAGAATCGATCATCGGCCGCATGGAGCGCAATGGCGGTACGGCACGGCTCCGCGCCGTACCGGACGGCGGCACGGAGGTCGAGTTGGAGATGGAGAGGGCGGAGACGACGTCATGA
- a CDS encoding class II aldolase/adducin family protein, whose translation MHGPTPPLPLPTDQLRFAMPPMHESAAAERRHRKERLAGALRIFGRLGFEDGVSGHITARDPEFSDCFWVNPFGMPFKHVTVSDLVLANQDGQVIEGNYHVNQAAFTVHAQVHAARPDVVAVAHCHSVHGRALAALGDLIEPITQESCAFYEDHALYDHYTGVAVDADEGRRIAAVLGSRKALVLRNHGLLTVGDSVDAAAWWFLSMERSAQVQLTAKAAGRPLLIEHRLAVATREQAGGDLVAWINYQPLWQDISRSEPDLLS comes from the coding sequence ATGCACGGGCCCACACCGCCCCTGCCGCTACCCACCGACCAGCTGCGGTTCGCCATGCCGCCGATGCACGAGTCGGCGGCGGCCGAGCGGCGACACCGCAAAGAACGGCTGGCCGGGGCATTGAGGATCTTCGGGCGACTGGGATTCGAGGACGGGGTCTCGGGACACATCACCGCGCGCGACCCCGAGTTCAGCGACTGCTTCTGGGTCAATCCGTTCGGGATGCCGTTCAAGCACGTCACGGTGAGTGACCTCGTCCTCGCCAACCAGGACGGGCAGGTGATCGAGGGCAACTACCACGTGAACCAGGCGGCCTTCACCGTGCACGCCCAGGTGCACGCCGCCCGCCCCGACGTCGTCGCCGTCGCGCACTGCCACTCCGTGCACGGCCGCGCCCTCGCCGCCCTCGGCGACCTGATCGAGCCGATCACCCAGGAGTCCTGCGCCTTCTACGAGGACCACGCGCTCTACGACCACTACACGGGTGTCGCCGTGGACGCGGACGAGGGGCGCCGGATCGCGGCGGTGCTGGGCAGCCGTAAGGCTCTTGTGCTGCGCAACCATGGGCTGCTGACGGTCGGCGACTCGGTCGACGCGGCGGCGTGGTGGTTCCTGTCGATGGAACGCTCCGCGCAGGTCCAGCTGACCGCGAAGGCGGCGGGGCGACCGCTCCTCATCGAACACCGGTTGGCTGTGGCGACGCGGGAGCAGGCGGGCGGGGACCTGGTGGCGTGGATCAACTATCAGCCGCTGTGGCAGGACATCAGCCGGAGCGAGCCGGACCTGTTGAGCTGA